TGAATGGTTATGCAAGGACCATCCGCAATCTGGATGTTATGCCCCCGGCCATCAATTGTTTTGTGTGAATTCATAATAAGTTCTTCCTTCAAGTTGATGACCATGTCCTGATCAAAGATGATCCACAGAGGCTCTTCCTGGATGACACCATAGCGGAGCATGCCTGGAATTGGGTTTACAGGGTCATCATTCTCAGAATTTGTTACTACATAGAGGTTACCATCTCGTCCCCCCACAGCATTGCGTCCGAACCCAATCACGCAATCAGCTAGCACCTTCCTGTTGGTTTCCCAATCAGGGTCGCATCTCCAACAATCATCAATAGGGTTACCGGTTCTGCATGCATCATTTCCCAGCTGCCTTCTCGTTGAGCTCCTGTTACATTATTTTTCTCAGAAATTGATCTTAAATATTCTTGTGAACATGTAGCATGAAACATTGACTTACCACTTGGTTGCTTCTGATGTTCTGTGCAGAGGATGTCTAGAGAATGTTATAGTGGCATGTGAGATCAGGACCAGGAAGAAGAGGGAAAATGTCGGCATCTTACGTGTAGTCGAGGGATTGATGTCTGTTTTAGGAGCTACTACACTACGATAGTGGTTCGAAGATTTAGATTTATATAGCTAGCAATcacagccttttttttttttggcttgttGCTTCCAGCAAAATTAACAAATACCACGGTGGAGATTAAATGACACCGGAAAAGTTGGTTTCCAATCATGCTGACAAGTAATAAATGAAAAGATTCTGAAGAAAGGAGCAACGAGTTTTGGCTTGTAAAACCCCCTCTATCTGGAAACTTGGCATT
This is a stretch of genomic DNA from Populus alba chromosome 11, ASM523922v2, whole genome shotgun sequence. It encodes these proteins:
- the LOC118035346 gene encoding probable pectate lyase 22; translated protein: NRSSTRRQLGNDACRTGNPIDDCWRCDPDWETNRKVLADCVIGFGRNAVGGRDGNLYVVTNSENDDPVNPIPGMLRYGVIQEEPLWIIFDQDMVINLKEELIMNSHKTIDGRGHNIQIADGPCITIQNVSNIIIHNIYIHGCVPGGNAIVRDSTKHYGLRGISDGDGISIFAARDVWIDHCTLAACHDGLIDAVSGSTSITISNNYMFNHNEVMLMGHSDDFLDDKNMQVTIAFNFFGENLVQRMPR